A part of Saliniradius amylolyticus genomic DNA contains:
- a CDS encoding efflux RND transporter permease subunit gives MNLLANSHKNPIAVIVVFLILGILGATALTQLPVQLTPNIERPQITVVNFWRSAAPEEMESEIVQPQEEVLQSVVGVEKLSSTIRAGLAYTTIEFAIDANMQQAFIDVVSAINQAPGRPREAAEPQIVLGQLDMGFSTLLIQNLSEDGNKDFSAYQEMIKQNVAPRLRTIEGITDVNLNSYLEGELQITVDPYRMAALGLSLSQLMQNIANARDVSGGFAEVGRREYTVRYNGQYSTEEFGNMVVAYNDGRPVYLQEVATVTKGYREQRNFAYRNNQPAFYITLSAAKNANTIAIMDELKQRVGQINEQILAPHDLNLVLSFDPSTHIKRAIELVKGNLGIGIILAMLMLYAMLRGVTATLLIGITIPVSLLAAIWGLSLMDRSLNIISLAGLAFSTGMVLDAAIVVQENIVRLRRSGLPLTDAAIQGTREVVPALFASTLTTIAIFTPIIFMQGVEGQLFMDLALTMTFSVGASLLAATLLLPVVAVMALRRDTGNKSTDVFWQRLAGLYQRLMNTRLKQAIAFVALLPGALMIIALMMPRADFLPEAKWEGIITVFNVPPGANYAVLEKEIGQLLINRLEPYRTGGKKPAIRDYNIAMSAGGRVLFIYPKDPAKVKDVLRLLNEEILVGLPDTQAFSFQQSLLSMRTGGSRTVYMNFSGDINQTTRLVAKRAMGRIQDTLAGSVVRPLPGLSDKQPELSVVPDDYALAQSGVTRADIGNAVRVLTDGAYAGEYYDGDRRLDIILKGQAWNTPEQLSAMPIYTPAAGVKTLDQLTTQQRTVGPVSLRHVNGQRALTLAITPPGNIPLEDVISRLRDIIGEIQPELGGQAFISLSGGSDNLKDTISTMSANFGFAILILFLLMMALFRSAVDSLLVLLSTPVALAGGVLALSILNLFTHQALDLLTMIGFVILMGLVVNNAILLVDKTRRAQSQGASLNDAISEAVRTRIRPIYMSTLTSVIGMLPLAVIPGIGSEIYRGLAVVIVGGMLASTLFMVIHIAVLLSVTGQLTTFTRRKPTPNTVTQS, from the coding sequence ATGAATTTGCTTGCTAACAGCCATAAAAATCCGATTGCGGTGATTGTGGTGTTTTTGATCCTTGGCATTTTAGGTGCCACTGCGCTGACGCAGCTACCTGTCCAACTCACGCCCAATATTGAGCGCCCTCAAATCACGGTGGTGAATTTCTGGCGCTCCGCCGCCCCGGAGGAAATGGAGTCTGAGATTGTGCAGCCCCAGGAGGAAGTGTTGCAGTCGGTAGTCGGAGTTGAAAAACTCAGCTCCACCATCCGCGCCGGGCTTGCTTATACCACCATTGAGTTTGCCATCGATGCCAATATGCAGCAGGCCTTTATCGATGTGGTCAGCGCTATTAATCAGGCTCCGGGCCGGCCCCGTGAGGCCGCCGAGCCACAAATTGTGCTCGGTCAACTGGACATGGGTTTCTCAACACTGCTGATCCAGAACCTGAGCGAAGATGGCAACAAGGATTTCAGTGCTTACCAGGAAATGATCAAGCAAAACGTTGCGCCTCGCCTGCGGACCATTGAAGGCATCACCGACGTGAATCTGAACAGTTATCTGGAGGGCGAATTACAGATTACCGTCGACCCCTACCGCATGGCAGCCCTGGGGTTGTCCTTGTCACAGCTGATGCAAAATATCGCCAATGCCAGGGACGTCTCTGGCGGCTTTGCCGAGGTTGGTCGTCGCGAGTACACCGTGCGCTATAACGGCCAGTACAGCACCGAGGAATTTGGCAATATGGTGGTCGCCTACAACGACGGCCGGCCGGTGTACTTGCAGGAAGTGGCAACCGTCACTAAGGGCTATCGTGAACAGCGTAATTTTGCCTACCGCAACAACCAGCCCGCCTTTTACATTACTCTCAGTGCGGCAAAGAACGCCAACACCATTGCCATTATGGATGAACTGAAACAGCGCGTTGGGCAAATCAATGAGCAGATTCTGGCGCCGCACGATCTCAATCTGGTACTGAGCTTTGATCCGTCAACACACATCAAGCGAGCCATTGAGCTGGTCAAAGGCAACCTCGGGATCGGCATTATCCTGGCGATGCTGATGCTCTATGCCATGCTGCGCGGCGTGACCGCCACGCTGCTTATCGGCATTACGATCCCGGTTTCGTTGCTAGCCGCAATCTGGGGGCTGTCGCTGATGGACCGCAGCCTGAATATCATCTCCCTGGCAGGTCTGGCCTTCTCAACCGGCATGGTGCTTGACGCCGCAATTGTGGTGCAAGAAAACATCGTGCGGCTGAGAAGGTCCGGGCTTCCCCTTACCGATGCGGCAATTCAGGGCACCCGAGAGGTTGTCCCTGCCCTGTTTGCCTCAACGCTGACCACCATTGCCATCTTTACCCCCATCATCTTTATGCAGGGCGTCGAGGGGCAGCTGTTTATGGATCTGGCCCTGACCATGACCTTCTCGGTGGGCGCCTCCCTGCTCGCGGCCACGCTGTTACTGCCGGTTGTGGCGGTAATGGCACTGAGACGGGATACAGGCAACAAATCGACCGATGTCTTCTGGCAAAGGCTGGCCGGGTTGTATCAGCGGCTGATGAACACCCGCTTAAAGCAAGCGATTGCCTTTGTCGCGCTGCTGCCAGGGGCCCTGATGATCATCGCCTTAATGATGCCGCGTGCAGACTTCCTTCCTGAAGCCAAGTGGGAGGGCATCATTACCGTATTTAATGTCCCCCCGGGCGCCAACTATGCGGTTCTGGAGAAGGAGATCGGTCAGCTGTTGATAAATCGTCTTGAGCCCTATCGCACGGGTGGCAAAAAGCCGGCCATCCGGGATTACAACATTGCCATGAGCGCGGGGGGACGCGTGTTATTCATCTATCCCAAAGACCCGGCCAAAGTTAAAGACGTGCTAAGACTGCTCAATGAAGAGATTCTGGTCGGGCTGCCAGACACCCAGGCCTTTTCCTTCCAGCAGTCACTACTGAGTATGCGTACCGGTGGCAGTCGCACCGTCTATATGAACTTCAGCGGCGATATTAATCAAACCACGCGCCTGGTGGCCAAGCGGGCCATGGGCCGAATTCAGGACACATTGGCGGGTTCTGTAGTCCGGCCGTTACCCGGCCTGTCCGACAAGCAGCCTGAGCTGAGTGTTGTGCCCGATGATTATGCTCTGGCCCAGTCCGGGGTCACGCGCGCCGATATCGGCAACGCCGTACGGGTACTGACAGACGGGGCTTATGCCGGTGAATATTACGATGGCGACCGTCGTCTTGACATCATTTTAAAAGGGCAGGCCTGGAATACGCCGGAGCAACTTTCCGCTATGCCCATTTATACCCCCGCAGCCGGTGTCAAAACACTGGATCAACTCACGACTCAGCAGCGCACAGTGGGTCCCGTAAGTCTGCGCCATGTTAATGGTCAGCGGGCCCTGACTCTGGCCATTACGCCCCCGGGCAATATTCCGCTTGAAGACGTCATCAGCCGTTTGCGTGACATTATCGGCGAGATCCAGCCAGAACTGGGTGGTCAGGCGTTTATCTCTCTCAGTGGCGGTTCGGATAATCTCAAAGACACCATCAGCACGATGTCGGCGAATTTTGGCTTCGCCATCCTGATTCTGTTCTTACTGATGATGGCGCTGTTTCGCTCTGCGGTGGATAGCCTGTTGGTGCTGCTGTCCACGCCCGTCGCTCTGGCCGGTGGCGTGCTGGCGCTGAGCATCCTTAACCTGTTTACGCATCAGGCGCTGGATTTACTGACCATGATCGGCTTTGTGATCCTCATGGGACTGGTGGTCAATAACGCCATCTTATTGGTGGACAAGACCCGCCGGGCTCAGTCGCAGGGCGCGAGCCTCAACGACGCCATCAGCGAGGCCGTTCGCACACGTATCCGTCCCATTTACATGAGTACCCTGACCTCGGTCATTGGCATGCTGCCGCTGGCGGTGATTCCCGGCATTGGCAGTGAAATCTATCGAGGGTTGGCGGTCGTGATTGTCGGCGGCATGCTCGCCAGCACCCTGTTTATGGTTATCCATATCGCTGTTCTGCTGTCTGTCACCGGACAGCTCACCACATTTACGCGTCGTAAGCCGACGCCCAATACTGTTACCCAATCATAA
- the rpsO gene encoding 30S ribosomal protein S15, which translates to MSLTKQETAQIVAEYGQGENDTGSPEVQVALLSANINKLQNHFGEHKQDHHSRRGLLRMVSRRRKLLDYVKKNDLNRYSDLIKRLGLRR; encoded by the coding sequence ATGTCACTAACGAAACAAGAAACTGCACAAATTGTTGCCGAATACGGTCAGGGCGAGAACGATACCGGTTCTCCTGAAGTTCAGGTTGCGCTGCTGAGCGCCAACATCAACAAGCTGCAAAACCACTTCGGTGAGCATAAGCAGGATCACCACTCTCGTCGTGGTCTGCTGCGCATGGTTAGCCGTCGTCGTAAGCTACTGGACTATGTGAAGAAAAACGATCTGAACCGCTACAGCGATTTGATCAAGCGTCTGGGTCTGCGTCGTTAA
- a CDS encoding alkaline phosphatase, with protein MLKRFLFSALAAASVAQAEPAPNIILMIGDGMGVSHTTAYRYFADESRPARPTVLDEMLVGMSRNTPDDDYLITDSAAGATALSAGIKTYNGAIAVDNNKQPVPTVLELAKERGYQTGVISTVQVNHATPASFLAHNEARRNYHELADDYLDEKIKDQFKFDVLLGGGTDYFVRNDRDLTEEFKQAGGTYIDDWSELEKTNSLPLMGLFAPVNLPYVVDTDDKDVTRLATMVSKATDLLDDAGKPFFLMAEGGMIDWCSHDNDIACTMYEMTDFANGVQAAKDYVDAHPNTLLVITADHETGGLSVGGYHTKQWKPAIVKQVHRAIVTLADDILAAEPEQAPKLVAAAVDFELTDKEVKQLVRDRRTGSRDIIRQRLRDMINERTITGWTSLNHSAGDIQIFAYGQGAEAFRGSMENNVIGQKLIDLVTQD; from the coding sequence ATGCTAAAAAGATTCCTGTTTTCGGCGTTAGCCGCCGCCTCCGTGGCCCAGGCTGAGCCAGCTCCCAATATCATCCTGATGATCGGCGATGGCATGGGGGTCTCCCATACCACCGCCTATCGTTACTTTGCTGATGAGAGCCGGCCGGCCAGGCCAACTGTGCTGGACGAGATGCTGGTGGGCATGTCCCGCAATACACCAGACGATGACTACCTGATTACCGACTCTGCCGCTGGCGCCACTGCCTTATCGGCGGGCATTAAAACCTACAATGGCGCCATTGCCGTGGATAACAACAAGCAGCCCGTTCCCACCGTGCTGGAGCTGGCCAAAGAGCGTGGCTATCAAACGGGCGTTATCAGCACGGTACAGGTTAACCACGCCACACCAGCAAGTTTCCTGGCTCATAACGAGGCACGCCGTAACTATCATGAACTGGCCGATGACTATCTGGATGAGAAAATTAAGGACCAGTTTAAGTTTGATGTGTTGTTGGGTGGTGGTACCGATTACTTTGTGCGCAACGACCGGGATCTGACCGAGGAATTCAAACAGGCGGGCGGCACCTATATCGACGATTGGTCCGAATTGGAAAAGACCAACAGTCTGCCATTGATGGGCCTGTTTGCGCCGGTGAACCTGCCTTATGTGGTCGACACAGACGATAAAGACGTGACCCGACTGGCGACGATGGTCAGCAAGGCCACCGACCTGCTCGATGATGCCGGCAAGCCCTTTTTCCTGATGGCCGAAGGCGGCATGATTGACTGGTGCAGCCATGATAACGATATCGCCTGTACCATGTACGAGATGACCGACTTTGCCAATGGCGTTCAGGCCGCCAAGGACTATGTGGATGCCCACCCCAATACCTTGCTGGTGATCACCGCCGATCACGAGACCGGAGGCCTGAGTGTGGGCGGCTATCATACCAAGCAGTGGAAACCCGCTATCGTAAAACAGGTACACCGGGCCATTGTGACACTGGCGGACGATATTCTGGCCGCCGAACCTGAGCAGGCCCCGAAGCTGGTGGCCGCCGCAGTGGATTTTGAGCTGACCGATAAAGAGGTGAAGCAACTGGTTCGGGATCGCCGGACCGGCTCGCGCGATATCATTCGTCAGCGCCTGCGGGATATGATCAACGAGCGCACCATCACCGGCTGGACCTCGCTCAATCACAGCGCCGGGGATATTCAGATTTTTGCCTACGGGCAGGGCGCTGAGGCATTTCGTGGATCGATGGAAAACAACGTCATCGGCCAGAAGCTGATTGATTTAGTGACACAGGACTGA
- a CDS encoding ABC transporter ATP-binding protein produces the protein MTVAVKLTDVRFAWQQAPVLDIPEWQLTSGDSLFLYGPSGSGKSTLLNLLCGVLTPQSGQVKILGTAINQLSPGKRDRFRARHIGMVFQQFNLLPYLSVKDNIALAASFSGGRQLDADWRHTLIERLELTDDILQRKASDLSVGQQQRVAVVRALLNKPELIIADEPTSALDSDLRDHFIELLLSSAEQSNATVIFVSHDKDLARHFDHHQNLAEINQVEGR, from the coding sequence ATGACGGTAGCGGTAAAACTGACCGATGTGCGTTTTGCCTGGCAGCAAGCGCCGGTGCTGGATATCCCCGAGTGGCAGCTGACCAGCGGCGACAGCCTGTTTTTATACGGGCCCTCCGGCTCCGGCAAATCCACCTTACTGAATCTGCTGTGCGGCGTGCTGACCCCGCAATCAGGGCAGGTGAAGATATTGGGCACCGCCATCAATCAGTTGAGTCCGGGTAAACGGGACCGTTTTCGGGCTCGTCATATCGGTATGGTGTTTCAGCAGTTTAACCTGCTGCCGTATCTGAGCGTTAAAGACAATATCGCCCTGGCGGCCAGCTTCAGCGGCGGTCGTCAGCTCGACGCAGACTGGCGTCACACCCTGATTGAACGGTTGGAGCTGACCGACGATATCCTTCAGCGTAAGGCCTCCGATCTGAGCGTAGGCCAGCAGCAGCGTGTGGCCGTGGTGCGGGCGCTGCTGAATAAGCCGGAGCTGATCATCGCCGATGAACCCACTTCGGCACTCGACAGTGATCTGCGTGACCACTTTATCGAATTGCTGTTAAGCAGCGCCGAACAGTCCAATGCTACGGTGATCTTCGTCAGCCACGATAAAGATCTGGCGCGGCATTTTGACCATCACCAGAATCTGGCCGAAATCAATCAAGTGGAGGGGCGGTAA
- a CDS encoding ABC transporter permease, giving the protein MLLKIARASLWNRKLTAFLTAFSIAVSVFILLGVDHLKNELEASFGRTVSGVDVIVGPRTGPVNLLLYSVFRIGNPTNNISWQTVETLKDSPQVDWMVPISLGDSHKGYAVMGTSEAYFERFKYGDKQPLAFAQGRAFASEQEVVLGAAVAEKLGYKLNESITLSHGTGEVSFTQHKGHPLKIVGILSPTGTPVDQTVHVDLGAIAAIHDTSSRPKIGQRIGAKPKPADHHEHDEHKHDSHDHHDDHDAEPKHQEHSEHAHQHHQPDSVTALLVGLKTRIGVLQFQRQVNQFKDEALLGIIPGVALSQLWEMMGMVQGALSLVAALVLVASLLGMMTMLLASLREREREIAVLRAIGAPSRVVLLLIEIEAVLITLVGAVMGYAILAGSLTLARPLLSQQFGLFIGPLPMTASTGIYLLVVLALAALLALLPAWLSYRTALSRGLSARV; this is encoded by the coding sequence ATGTTACTGAAGATCGCACGGGCCAGTCTCTGGAATCGCAAACTGACCGCCTTTCTCACTGCTTTTTCCATCGCCGTGAGTGTGTTTATTCTGCTGGGGGTGGACCACCTGAAAAACGAGCTGGAGGCCAGTTTTGGCCGCACCGTCTCCGGGGTGGATGTGATCGTGGGACCGCGCACCGGGCCGGTGAACCTGCTGCTGTACTCGGTGTTTCGCATCGGTAACCCCACCAACAACATCAGCTGGCAGACCGTCGAGACGCTGAAAGACTCGCCACAGGTGGACTGGATGGTGCCCATTTCATTGGGCGACTCCCACAAAGGCTATGCGGTGATGGGCACCAGCGAGGCCTACTTTGAGCGCTTTAAATACGGCGACAAGCAGCCGCTAGCATTTGCGCAGGGCAGGGCCTTTGCCAGCGAGCAGGAAGTGGTGCTGGGCGCGGCCGTGGCCGAAAAACTCGGATATAAGCTCAATGAGAGCATCACACTGTCTCACGGCACCGGCGAGGTGAGCTTTACCCAGCATAAGGGCCATCCACTGAAAATTGTGGGTATTCTGTCGCCCACGGGCACGCCGGTGGACCAGACGGTGCATGTGGATCTGGGCGCCATTGCCGCCATTCATGATACCTCATCCCGGCCCAAAATCGGCCAGCGCATCGGCGCCAAGCCTAAGCCTGCGGACCATCACGAGCATGACGAGCATAAGCATGACAGTCATGACCATCATGATGATCACGACGCTGAGCCCAAACACCAGGAGCATAGTGAGCACGCCCATCAGCATCACCAGCCGGACTCGGTTACCGCGTTACTGGTGGGCCTAAAAACCCGTATCGGAGTGCTGCAGTTCCAGCGTCAGGTGAACCAGTTTAAAGACGAAGCACTGCTGGGCATTATCCCCGGCGTGGCCCTGTCGCAGCTGTGGGAAATGATGGGCATGGTGCAGGGCGCGTTATCTCTGGTGGCGGCACTGGTACTGGTGGCCAGCCTGCTTGGCATGATGACCATGCTGCTGGCCTCACTCAGAGAGCGGGAGCGGGAAATCGCCGTACTCCGGGCCATTGGCGCGCCCAGCCGGGTGGTGCTGCTGCTGATTGAGATCGAAGCGGTGCTGATTACGCTGGTGGGCGCGGTGATGGGCTATGCCATACTGGCAGGCAGCCTGACCCTGGCAAGGCCACTGCTCAGCCAGCAATTTGGCCTGTTTATCGGCCCGCTGCCGATGACCGCCTCCACCGGTATTTATCTGTTGGTGGTACTGGCGCTGGCGGCGCTGCTGGCGCTGTTGCCAGCGTGGCTGTCTTACCGCACGGCACTGAGCCGGGGGTTATCAGCCAGGGTGTAG
- a CDS encoding nuclease-related domain-containing protein: MLDLWWVLPALILLSLLKTPWFKGVAGEWLVKLQATLRLPEGTYHPIHNVTLPTPDGSTQIDHIFVSRFGVFVVETKHMKGWIFGGANQAQWTQKIYRKSFKFQNPLHQNYKHIKALESLLDAPPDVIHSVVVFTGDSTFKSSMPANVTSGGGYISYIKSFSQRVMTEAEVAQVVSQIHSGRLAANWHTHRQHVRQLRTQPDARVERKCPRCGNKMVQRTAKRGPNAGNPFWGCSTYPKCRAVENIGST, encoded by the coding sequence ATGCTAGATCTTTGGTGGGTTCTTCCCGCCCTGATTCTCCTATCGCTATTAAAAACACCTTGGTTTAAGGGTGTTGCGGGTGAGTGGTTAGTCAAGCTACAGGCAACGCTACGCTTGCCCGAGGGCACTTATCATCCGATACACAACGTAACGCTCCCCACGCCTGACGGCTCTACGCAGATCGACCACATTTTTGTTTCCCGCTTTGGGGTGTTCGTTGTGGAAACCAAGCATATGAAGGGGTGGATCTTTGGCGGGGCGAACCAGGCCCAGTGGACACAAAAAATCTACAGAAAGTCCTTCAAATTTCAAAACCCACTGCACCAAAACTACAAACATATCAAAGCGCTGGAATCATTACTCGATGCCCCGCCCGATGTTATTCATTCAGTTGTTGTCTTCACGGGTGACAGTACATTCAAGTCTTCCATGCCAGCTAATGTCACGAGCGGTGGTGGCTACATTAGCTACATAAAGTCATTCTCTCAGCGGGTAATGACAGAGGCTGAAGTAGCGCAAGTTGTGTCCCAAATTCACTCTGGCCGGTTAGCAGCGAACTGGCACACACATCGTCAGCATGTCCGACAACTCAGAACTCAACCTGATGCCAGGGTGGAGCGAAAATGCCCAAGATGCGGTAATAAGATGGTGCAGCGCACGGCAAAACGGGGCCCGAATGCTGGAAATCCGTTCTGGGGCTGTTCGACCTATCCCAAGTGCAGAGCCGTTGAGAATATCGGTTCAACCTGA
- a CDS encoding YqaA family protein yields MTPRPKNKRADQWLQRLLDSNHALVILFFFSALEATIIPVPLELVLIPYMLAERHKIWRIASVALAGCLFGASMGYWVGFGLYESVGQWFLSYTGGQAQFNEFLANMEGNGFWAIFMVGLTPVPFQIAQLAAGASQYSYWLFLVASLLSRSLRYYGLALLVMLIGEQAMTLWRKHSVSVGIGLLVILVIGLGIQYF; encoded by the coding sequence ATGACCCCACGCCCCAAAAACAAACGCGCCGACCAGTGGCTACAGCGACTGCTGGACTCCAACCATGCACTGGTGATTCTGTTTTTCTTTTCAGCGCTGGAAGCCACCATTATTCCCGTGCCGCTGGAGCTGGTACTCATTCCCTATATGCTGGCCGAGCGACACAAGATATGGCGCATCGCCTCGGTGGCGCTGGCGGGCTGTCTGTTCGGCGCCAGCATGGGTTACTGGGTCGGCTTTGGGCTATATGAGTCGGTCGGCCAGTGGTTTTTGAGCTACACCGGTGGCCAGGCCCAGTTCAACGAATTTTTAGCTAATATGGAAGGCAATGGCTTCTGGGCCATTTTTATGGTCGGCCTGACCCCGGTGCCCTTTCAGATCGCGCAGCTCGCGGCCGGCGCCAGCCAGTACTCCTACTGGCTGTTTCTCGTCGCCTCCCTGCTGTCCCGCTCGCTGCGCTATTACGGTCTGGCACTGCTAGTCATGTTAATTGGCGAACAGGCCATGACACTGTGGCGTAAACACTCGGTGAGTGTGGGCATTGGTCTTTTAGTGATTCTGGTTATCGGGCTGGGGATTCAGTATTTTTAA
- a CDS encoding DUF6435 family protein, which produces MQSTIFEAPMFGLFSANPSKKYRKQLSKLQEQALTAQRNGDIRQYSMLSKDADDLWQKIQQMEAQQQK; this is translated from the coding sequence ATGCAATCAACCATTTTTGAGGCCCCCATGTTCGGATTATTCAGCGCTAACCCCAGCAAAAAGTACCGTAAACAACTGTCGAAACTACAGGAGCAGGCCCTCACGGCCCAGCGAAACGGCGATATTCGCCAGTACTCCATGCTCTCCAAAGACGCCGACGACCTGTGGCAGAAAATCCAGCAGATGGAAGCTCAGCAACAAAAATAA
- a CDS encoding DUF3820 family protein — MNPQQLREAVNQTMPFGKYAGSKLLHLPEPYLVWFSQQGFPEGKLGQQLALMHEIKVNGLESVCAPLLED; from the coding sequence ATGAACCCACAACAACTGCGTGAGGCCGTAAACCAAACCATGCCCTTTGGTAAGTATGCCGGTAGCAAGCTGCTGCATCTGCCCGAGCCCTATTTAGTCTGGTTTTCCCAGCAGGGGTTTCCCGAGGGCAAACTGGGCCAGCAACTGGCGCTGATGCATGAGATCAAGGTCAATGGTCTGGAGTCGGTCTGCGCGCCGCTTCTGGAGGATTGA
- a CDS encoding ABCB family ABC transporter ATP-binding protein/permease translates to MRSNRFPVDNDHPVNWHTLKQLLPYLSEFKARIGLALVCLIGAKLASIGMPFVLKYIVDDLNMDSTEKALLAVPVALIVAYGSLRLFNTLAGEIRDTLFGRVTERAMRRVGLKVFKHLHRLDLSFHLDRQTGGLARDIERGTNGISFLLRFMVFNIVPTLLEITLVVGVLFYQFGFSFASVLLVAVVVYIWFSVKATHWRTEYVRQMNQADSGTNTRAIDSLLNYETVKYFNNEGYESRQYDKHLADWEQARRNNRLSLFALNGGQALVIAVAMTAMLLLAAQGVASGAMTIGDFVMVNAFTMQIFMPLNFLGFVYREIRGAMANIEQLFGLLKLETRINDQPGASELKVTQGRVEFKHVNFAYQPDRPILEELNFTIEPGQKVAVVGPSGAGKSTLVKLLFRFYDVTQGQISIDGQDIRSVSQDSLRKAIGIVPQDTVLFNDSLFENIRYARPDASDEEVNRVIDLAHLRHFVEALPKGAETKVGERGLKLSGGEKQRVAIARVLLKRPPVMVFDEATSSLDSRSEQAIVRALKEVARGHSSLVIAHRLSTIVDADKILVLEQGRIAESGSHSELLSRNGLYAALWRNQQQEQHDEPTTTA, encoded by the coding sequence ATGAGATCGAATCGATTTCCCGTTGACAACGATCACCCGGTAAACTGGCACACCCTGAAACAACTCCTCCCCTACCTGAGCGAGTTTAAGGCCCGGATCGGACTGGCGCTGGTCTGTCTGATCGGTGCCAAGCTCGCCAGCATCGGCATGCCTTTTGTACTTAAGTACATTGTCGATGATCTGAATATGGACAGTACCGAAAAAGCGCTGCTCGCGGTACCGGTGGCGCTAATCGTGGCCTACGGCAGCCTGAGGCTGTTCAATACCCTGGCCGGAGAAATCCGCGACACCCTGTTTGGGCGGGTCACCGAGCGCGCCATGCGCCGGGTCGGGCTTAAGGTGTTTAAGCATCTGCATCGTCTGGATTTAAGCTTTCATCTGGACCGCCAGACCGGCGGGCTGGCCCGGGACATCGAGCGCGGCACCAACGGCATCAGTTTTCTGCTGCGCTTTATGGTGTTCAACATCGTTCCCACCCTGCTGGAAATTACTCTGGTGGTCGGCGTGCTGTTCTATCAGTTTGGCTTTAGCTTCGCGAGCGTCTTGTTGGTGGCGGTGGTGGTGTATATCTGGTTTTCGGTCAAGGCCACCCACTGGCGCACCGAATATGTGCGGCAAATGAATCAGGCCGATTCCGGCACCAATACCCGCGCCATCGACAGCTTGCTTAACTACGAGACGGTAAAATACTTTAACAACGAAGGCTATGAATCCCGCCAGTACGACAAACACCTGGCCGATTGGGAACAGGCCCGCCGCAATAACCGTTTGTCTCTGTTTGCGTTAAACGGCGGCCAGGCACTGGTGATCGCCGTGGCCATGACCGCCATGTTGCTGCTCGCCGCTCAGGGTGTGGCCAGCGGGGCCATGACCATCGGTGACTTTGTGATGGTGAACGCCTTTACCATGCAGATCTTTATGCCGCTGAACTTTTTAGGCTTTGTGTATCGCGAAATACGCGGCGCCATGGCCAATATCGAACAGCTGTTCGGCTTGTTAAAACTTGAGACCCGCATTAACGACCAGCCCGGCGCCTCTGAGCTTAAGGTTACCCAGGGGCGGGTTGAGTTTAAGCACGTGAACTTTGCCTATCAGCCGGACCGGCCGATTCTGGAGGAGTTAAACTTTACCATTGAACCGGGCCAGAAAGTGGCGGTGGTCGGTCCGTCCGGCGCCGGTAAATCGACGCTGGTTAAGCTGCTGTTTCGATTTTACGACGTTACCCAGGGCCAGATAAGCATCGATGGACAGGATATTCGCAGCGTCAGCCAGGATTCGCTGCGCAAGGCCATCGGCATCGTACCTCAGGATACCGTGCTGTTTAACGACTCCTTGTTTGAGAATATCCGCTATGCCCGGCCCGACGCCAGTGACGAGGAGGTCAACCGGGTGATCGATCTGGCCCATCTGCGCCATTTTGTCGAAGCCTTACCCAAAGGGGCCGAGACCAAGGTGGGCGAACGGGGCCTTAAGCTCTCCGGCGGCGAGAAACAGCGCGTGGCCATTGCCCGGGTGCTGCTGAAACGCCCCCCTGTTATGGTGTTCGACGAAGCCACCTCATCACTGGATTCACGCAGTGAACAGGCCATCGTCAGGGCACTCAAAGAGGTGGCACGGGGCCATTCCAGTTTGGTGATCGCCCATCGCCTGTCTACCATCGTCGATGCCGATAAGATCCTGGTCCTGGAGCAAGGCCGCATTGCCGAATCGGGCAGCCACAGCGAATTACTCTCCCGTAATGGTCTGTATGCGGCCCTGTGGCGTAACCAACAGCAAGAGCAACATGATGAACCCACAACAACTGCGTGA